A stretch of Elgaria multicarinata webbii isolate HBS135686 ecotype San Diego chromosome 5, rElgMul1.1.pri, whole genome shotgun sequence DNA encodes these proteins:
- the GGACT gene encoding gamma-glutamylaminecyclotransferase: MALVFVYGTLKKGQPNYPRMINGAHGISRFQGKGLTVEKYPLVIAGKYNIPYLLNNPGKGHRVTGEIYSVDDQMLQFLDEFEGCPDMYQRTPVRIEVVEWEGKSSAPEGRPAVNSILECYVYSTTSYQPEWINLPFYDNYDSFGKHRLPYVLRESRD, translated from the coding sequence ATGGCCCTTGTCTTTGTCTATGGGACCCTTAAGAAAGGCCAGCCAAACTACCCACGTATGATAAATGGTGCTCATGGGATATCCAGATTCCAGGGCAAGGGACTCACAGTGGAGAAATACCCCCTGGTGATTGCAGGGAAATACAACATTCCTTATTTgctgaacaacccaggaaaagGGCACCGTGTCACTGGAGAGATTTATTCTGTTGATGACCAGATGTTGCAATTCCTTGATGAGTTTGAAGGTTGCCCAGACATGTATCAGCGTACTCCAGTGAGAATTGAAGTAGTTGAGTGGGAAGGTAAAAGTAGCGCACCTGAAGGAAGACCAGCTGTTAACAGCATTCTGGAATGCTATGTGTACAGCACCACCTCTTATCAGCCCGAGTGGATAAATCTCCCTTTCTATGACAACTATGATTCCTTTGGGAAACACAGACTTCCGTATGTGCTACGGGAAAGCAGAGATTAA